The Gemmatimonadaceae bacterium nucleotide sequence CCCTCGGTGGCGGTGAACGGATTCATGCCGTCGGGGAACGCGTTCAGGTGGATGGACACGAACGCGTCGGCCTCGGCGCGGCGCGCGATCACGGCGCGGTCCTCCAGCCCCACCGGCTCCGGCGTGGTGCGCGTCATCACCACGGCGGCGCCGCGCGACTCGAGCAGCGTTTGAAGGCGCTGGGCCACGGCGAGCACGGCCGTCGATTCGTGCAGGTCGGTGGGGCCCGTGGCGCCGCCCGGCGGATGGCCGGCGTCCACCGCGATCACCAGTCCGCGCAGCGGATGCGCCGCGTCCACGGCGGGTGGACGGCGCACGCGCAGCACGAAGTGGCCGTCCTGCCACAGCACCAGGTAGCCGTACGGGTGGGCGCTCAGGTGCAGCGTGTAGCGCACGCGGTCGGTGGCCACCTGGGCCCATTCCACGCGGCGGATGAGCGTGTCGCCGGTGGGATAGCGTATGATGTCGGTGTTGCCGTGGGTGTCGTAGAGCGTGAGATCGATGGCGTGGTCGCGCTCTTCGATGAAGTAGGCCGGCCGGTTGGCCACCGGGAGCACGAAGTCCTCGTAGCCCGGGGCCGAGCGCACCACGCCGTCGCCGGTCACGCGGCGCGGCGGCTCGGTGTCGTTCACCGCGTGGACCAGCGAATCGGGCACCCAGATCCGGAGCTCGTGGTCGAGCGCGATGCGCGTGTAGCCGCCCAGGCGGCCGTCGCGGCGCACCACCGTGCCCGGCAGCAGGAACCAGTGGTAGGTGGACCCCGGGATGGCGCGGCCCACGATGGCGTCGTCGGTGTCGGGGAGCGTGGAGAAGGGATCGTCCAGCCGCACCCAGGACGACGTCGTGTCGAGCGCAGGGGGCGGCGGTGGCGGCTCGGGGCGGCCGCGGGAGGGCACGCGCACCCGCACTTCGTGGCTCACGCGCACCGTGTCGGCGCCGAGGGCGGCCACGAGCTGGTAGCGTGGGTCGGCGGCCGGCGGATTGGCCACCCAGGCCATGAATGCGCCGTTGGGATAGACCTGGGCGGGCGTGCCGTCGATGGTCAGCGTGGCGTGGCCGTTGCCCAGGGATCCGAGGACGAAGGTG carries:
- a CDS encoding N-acetylmuramoyl-L-alanine amidase; amino-acid sequence: MDGPLAVHVVYPADRQFITSSESTFVLGSLGNGHATLTIDGTPAQVYPNGAFMAWVANPPAADPRYQLVAALGADTVRVSHEVRVRVPSRGRPEPPPPPPALDTTSSWVRLDDPFSTLPDTDDAIVGRAIPGSTYHWFLLPGTVVRRDGRLGGYTRIALDHELRIWVPDSLVHAVNDTEPPRRVTGDGVVRSAPGYEDFVLPVANRPAYFIEERDHAIDLTLYDTHGNTDIIRYPTGDTLIRRVEWAQVATDRVRYTLHLSAHPYGYLVLWQDGHFVLRVRRPPAVDAAHPLRGLVIAVDAGHPPGGATGPTDLHESTAVLAVAQRLQTLLESRGAAVVMTRTTPEPVGLEDRAVIARRAEADAFVSIHLNAFPDGMNPFTATEGSATYFYRGQSEPLARAVQQGMVRSMGLPDQGVLFRSLAVARQTWMPSILCEGAFVIIPQQEAALRTAQFQQAYARGIADGLAAYFRGLGASR